One Nostocoides sp. HKS02 genomic window carries:
- a CDS encoding beta-ketoacyl-ACP reductase, with product MAGRNVLVTGGNRGIGLSIARALAEAGDHVVVTHRSGEPPEGLRGVRCEVTDSASVDAAFAEAEELLGGPVEVLVANAGITKDTLLMRMSDEEFDSVINTNLAGAFRCARRAVKGMIRLRRGRIIFISSVVGLYGSPGQANYAASKAGLVGLARSISRELGGRGITANVVAPGFIETDMTSELPEDRKKAYQASIPAGRFAQPEEVAAAVRFLAGDDAAYITGAVIPVDGGLGMGH from the coding sequence ATGGCAGGCCGCAACGTGCTGGTCACGGGAGGCAACCGGGGCATCGGGCTCAGCATCGCCCGCGCGCTCGCCGAGGCTGGCGACCACGTCGTGGTCACGCACCGTTCGGGTGAGCCGCCAGAGGGCCTGCGGGGCGTCCGGTGCGAGGTCACCGACTCGGCATCGGTGGATGCCGCCTTCGCCGAGGCCGAGGAGCTCCTCGGCGGCCCCGTCGAGGTGCTGGTCGCCAACGCCGGCATCACCAAGGACACCCTGCTCATGCGCATGAGCGACGAGGAGTTCGACTCGGTCATCAACACCAACCTCGCTGGCGCCTTCCGGTGCGCCCGGCGGGCCGTCAAGGGCATGATCCGGCTCCGTCGAGGCCGGATCATCTTCATCTCGAGCGTCGTCGGCCTCTACGGGTCACCCGGGCAGGCCAACTATGCCGCGAGCAAGGCCGGCCTCGTCGGCCTCGCCCGGTCGATCTCGCGCGAGCTCGGCGGTCGCGGCATCACGGCGAACGTCGTGGCGCCCGGGTTCATCGAGACCGACATGACCTCCGAGCTGCCCGAGGACCGCAAGAAGGCCTACCAGGCCAGCATCCCCGCCGGGCGCTTCGCCCAGCCGGAGGAGGTCGCCGCCGCGGTGCGCTTCCTGGCCGGCGACGACGCGGCATACATCACCGGCGCCGTCATCCCGGTCGATGGCGGCCTCGGCATGGGCCACTGA
- a CDS encoding SURF1 family protein, producing MFRVLMSRRWLGALAIALAFAVAAFFLGRWQWHRYEGKAAAAHRITSHYSAPPRPVVDVLSSSPMPLALEWTRVTMHGRYAASQTLLVRNRPHDTAFGYEVVVPFHDEAGATVLVDRGWVLNAQNAETLPSYPAAPTQDVTVTGWVRPTEPSLGRTMPRGQLASINLPEASRAVQTPLLGGYVVLEVERLADGTAPPRPTPLDPPDTDLGPHQAYAFQWWAGMLAGFVLVVLGARREYLEGLDEADQPRGRKPARVRIWDEEDA from the coding sequence GTGTTCAGGGTGCTCATGTCGCGGCGGTGGTTGGGCGCTTTGGCGATCGCGCTGGCCTTCGCGGTCGCGGCATTCTTCCTGGGCCGCTGGCAGTGGCACCGCTACGAGGGCAAGGCCGCAGCGGCGCACCGGATCACCTCGCACTACTCCGCCCCTCCGCGACCGGTCGTGGACGTGCTGAGCTCGTCGCCGATGCCGCTGGCCCTGGAGTGGACCCGCGTCACCATGCACGGCCGGTATGCCGCGAGCCAGACCTTGCTCGTGCGGAACCGCCCCCACGACACCGCCTTCGGCTACGAGGTCGTCGTACCGTTCCACGACGAGGCCGGTGCCACGGTGCTCGTCGACCGGGGCTGGGTGCTCAACGCCCAGAACGCCGAGACACTGCCCTCCTACCCGGCTGCGCCGACCCAGGACGTCACGGTGACCGGCTGGGTGCGCCCCACCGAGCCGTCCCTCGGTCGCACGATGCCGCGTGGGCAGCTCGCCAGCATCAACCTCCCCGAGGCGAGTCGGGCCGTGCAGACCCCGCTCCTGGGGGGCTACGTCGTGCTCGAGGTCGAGCGACTGGCCGACGGCACTGCGCCACCACGGCCCACGCCCCTCGACCCGCCGGACACCGACCTCGGCCCGCACCAGGCGTACGCGTTCCAGTGGTGGGCCGGCATGCTGGCCGGGTTCGTCCTGGTGGTCCTCGGTGCACGACGGGAGTACCTCGAAGGCCTCGACGAGGCCGACCAACCGCGCGGCCGCAAGCCGGCGCGCGTCCGCATCTGGGACGAAGAGGACGCCTAG
- the moaA gene encoding GTP 3',8-cyclase MoaA: MTGLPFPSVRDHPATPQGLVGLPDQFGRVARDLRVSVTDRCNLRCRYCMPAEGLPWLAKPEMLTDDELVRIVAVFVGLGVQQVRLTGGEPLLRRSLVDVVGRIAALRPRPRIAMTTNGVGLDRLAAPLAQAGLDRVNVSLDTIDPQEFADLTRRDRLHDVESGLKAAAAAGLTPVKVNAVAMRGINDHSVAELLQWCLDRDYELRFIEQMPLDAQHGWDASTMISAGEVRTRLEEHFTLTPLPAADRGSAPAERFLVNGGPQTVGIIASVTAPFCAACDRTRLTADGQVRNCLFSRVETDLRGPLRDGASDEDLAALIQGEMWRKARGHGIGTEDFVQPDRPMSAIGG; this comes from the coding sequence ATGACCGGCCTGCCCTTTCCCAGCGTGCGTGACCACCCCGCCACGCCCCAGGGGCTCGTGGGGCTCCCCGACCAGTTCGGGCGGGTGGCTCGCGACCTGCGGGTGTCGGTCACCGACCGGTGCAACCTCAGGTGTCGCTACTGTATGCCGGCCGAGGGACTGCCCTGGCTGGCCAAGCCCGAGATGCTCACCGACGACGAGCTCGTCAGGATCGTCGCGGTCTTCGTCGGGCTCGGGGTCCAGCAGGTCCGCCTGACCGGAGGCGAACCGCTGCTGCGGCGCTCGCTCGTCGACGTGGTCGGCCGGATCGCAGCGCTGCGCCCTCGGCCACGGATCGCCATGACCACCAACGGTGTCGGTCTCGACCGACTCGCCGCTCCGTTGGCCCAGGCGGGCCTCGACCGCGTCAACGTCAGCCTCGACACGATCGATCCGCAGGAGTTCGCCGACCTCACCCGACGCGACCGGCTGCACGACGTCGAGTCCGGTCTCAAGGCCGCGGCGGCCGCCGGGCTCACCCCGGTCAAGGTCAACGCCGTGGCCATGCGGGGGATCAACGACCACTCGGTTGCCGAGCTCCTGCAGTGGTGTCTCGACCGCGACTACGAGCTGCGGTTCATCGAGCAGATGCCCCTCGACGCCCAGCACGGGTGGGACGCCTCGACGATGATCAGCGCGGGCGAGGTCCGCACCCGGCTCGAGGAGCACTTCACCCTCACGCCCCTGCCCGCGGCAGACCGGGGGAGCGCGCCGGCCGAGCGGTTCCTCGTCAACGGGGGACCCCAGACCGTTGGGATCATCGCGAGCGTGACCGCGCCGTTCTGCGCGGCCTGCGACCGGACTCGGCTCACCGCGGATGGCCAGGTGCGCAACTGCCTGTTCTCCCGGGTCGAGACCGACCTGCGGGGCCCGCTACGCGACGGCGCGAGCGACGAGGACCTGGCGGCGCTGATCCAGGGCGAGATGTGGCGCAAGGCGCGCGGACACGGCATCGGCACCGAGGACTTCGTGCAGCCCGACCGGCCCATGTCCGCGATCGGCGGCTGA
- the fabI gene encoding enoyl-ACP reductase FabI → MLLEGKKLLITGVLMDSSIAFHVAKIAQEQGAEVVLTSFGRTMKITQTIAKRLPSTPPVVELDVTDSEHLDSLAERLGEHVDHLDGVLHSIGFAPQGAFNFLEGTFEDVSTAMHASAYSLKSLAVAALPLMGPGSSLVGLTFDAKFAWPVYDWMGVAKAAFESTNRYLARDLGPRGIRCNLVAAGPIRTTAAKSIPGFQTFEDTWGQRAPLGWDVNDALPAAKACAALLSDWFPATTGEIVHVDGGVHAMGQ, encoded by the coding sequence ATGCTGCTTGAGGGCAAGAAGCTCCTGATCACCGGCGTCCTCATGGACTCCTCGATCGCCTTCCACGTCGCGAAGATCGCGCAGGAGCAGGGCGCCGAGGTGGTGCTCACGTCGTTCGGACGGACCATGAAGATCACCCAGACCATCGCCAAGCGACTGCCCAGCACCCCGCCGGTGGTCGAGCTGGATGTCACCGACTCCGAGCACCTCGACTCCCTCGCGGAACGGCTCGGCGAGCACGTCGACCACCTCGACGGCGTCCTGCACTCGATCGGGTTCGCGCCGCAGGGCGCCTTCAACTTCCTGGAGGGCACCTTCGAGGACGTCTCGACGGCGATGCACGCCTCGGCCTACTCGCTCAAGTCCCTGGCCGTCGCAGCGCTCCCGCTCATGGGACCCGGCAGCAGCCTGGTCGGGCTGACCTTCGACGCGAAGTTCGCCTGGCCGGTCTACGACTGGATGGGCGTGGCAAAGGCTGCCTTCGAGTCCACGAACCGCTACCTCGCGCGCGACCTGGGGCCGCGCGGCATCCGCTGCAACCTGGTGGCGGCTGGCCCCATCCGCACCACGGCGGCCAAGTCGATTCCCGGCTTCCAGACCTTCGAGGACACCTGGGGGCAGCGCGCGCCCCTGGGTTGGGACGTCAACGACGCCTTGCCGGCAGCCAAGGCCTGTGCGGCGTTGCTGTCGGACTGGTTCCCCGCGACCACCGGCGAGATCGTCCACGTCGACGGTGGCGTCCACGCGATGGGGCAGTGA
- a CDS encoding sirohydrochlorin chelatase has protein sequence MTPARDIVLLAHGSPDPRHAAGVEELAAHVRERIPGRAVHTAYLDHHPPSPSDAAAVLAGPAVVVPVLLTPAYHATVDVPTAVAEMNRGAGVDVGLADPLGPHHLLLEAAEELLAAEGMLPSPGTAVILYAAGASDSAAVRTVAETIAASPRQGWGPWAVAALDGGTRLDDVLRGLPDEVERTVAVSFMVAEGVLRDRMAQACGRHGVTMVHGALARTSAVARLVLERADSLPG, from the coding sequence GTGACCCCTGCTCGCGACATCGTCCTGCTCGCCCACGGCTCCCCGGACCCGCGGCACGCCGCAGGCGTCGAGGAGCTGGCCGCCCACGTCCGTGAGCGGATCCCCGGCCGGGCCGTGCACACGGCATACCTCGACCACCACCCGCCCAGCCCGAGTGACGCCGCCGCGGTCCTCGCAGGCCCCGCGGTCGTGGTGCCGGTCCTGCTCACGCCCGCCTACCACGCGACCGTCGACGTGCCCACCGCCGTGGCCGAGATGAACCGCGGGGCCGGCGTCGACGTGGGCCTCGCAGATCCCCTCGGGCCCCACCACCTCCTGCTCGAGGCGGCTGAGGAGCTGCTCGCCGCCGAGGGGATGCTGCCGTCCCCCGGAACGGCCGTGATCCTGTATGCCGCGGGCGCGAGCGACAGCGCGGCGGTCCGGACCGTGGCCGAGACGATCGCGGCGTCCCCCCGTCAGGGGTGGGGTCCGTGGGCGGTCGCCGCGCTGGACGGTGGCACGCGCCTCGACGACGTCCTGCGAGGTCTACCCGACGAGGTGGAGCGGACCGTCGCGGTCTCGTTCATGGTGGCTGAGGGGGTCCTGCGCGACCGGATGGCCCAGGCCTGCGGTCGGCACGGCGTGACCATGGTCCACGGCGCCCTCGCCCGCACGAGCGCCGTGGCGCGGCTCGTGCTCGAGCGGGCCGATAGCCTGCCCGGATGA
- a CDS encoding enoyl-CoA hydratase/isomerase family protein → MSESPTPHPHLRLDRDGAVLTVTLANAERRNAQTPSLWAALAKVAAELDPGVRVVVLRGEGPSFSAGLDRGMLAPGGVPGEVDMIAMATDSAEAAAEVIEDFQRGFSAWPEVSPVVVAVVQGHAIGAGFQLALAADLRVVADDVQFAMRETSLGLVPDLAGLAPLVAAVGPARALEICATGRFVGAAEAVDTGLANVAVPLAELAATTADLVAALLSAPDAALRALKPLVRSAATADRATQLRLEREAQGRLLHELSGLSGR, encoded by the coding sequence ATGAGCGAAAGCCCCACCCCACACCCCCATCTCCGGCTCGACCGTGACGGCGCCGTGCTCACGGTGACCTTGGCCAACGCGGAGCGCCGGAACGCCCAGACGCCAAGCCTCTGGGCCGCCCTCGCGAAGGTGGCCGCGGAGCTGGACCCGGGCGTGCGGGTCGTCGTGCTGAGGGGTGAGGGTCCCTCGTTCTCCGCCGGCCTCGACCGGGGCATGCTGGCACCGGGTGGAGTCCCGGGCGAGGTCGACATGATCGCGATGGCGACCGACAGCGCCGAGGCGGCCGCCGAGGTCATCGAGGACTTCCAGCGTGGGTTCTCGGCGTGGCCGGAGGTGTCGCCGGTCGTCGTCGCCGTGGTGCAGGGGCACGCCATCGGGGCGGGTTTCCAGCTCGCCCTGGCGGCTGACCTGCGGGTGGTCGCCGACGACGTGCAGTTCGCCATGCGCGAGACCTCGCTGGGGCTGGTGCCCGACCTGGCCGGCCTCGCTCCGCTCGTCGCGGCGGTCGGGCCGGCCCGCGCCCTGGAGATCTGCGCGACGGGGCGCTTCGTCGGTGCGGCCGAGGCGGTGGACACCGGCCTCGCCAACGTCGCGGTGCCGCTCGCGGAGCTCGCCGCCACCACGGCCGACCTCGTCGCCGCGCTGCTCAGTGCGCCGGATGCCGCGCTGCGCGCCCTCAAGCCCCTGGTGCGCTCCGCCGCCACGGCCGACCGCGCCACGCAGCTCCGGCTCGAGCGCGAGGCACAGGGCCGGTTGCTGCACGAGCTGTCGGGTCTGTCGGGGCGGTAG
- a CDS encoding DUF3099 domain-containing protein, with the protein MSRLHHTRHAGPPVQSVTSVPESLADEQAARIRRYLVTMGIRTVCFIAAVATGMAGAPAWVWGSLAVAAMVLPYFAVVMANAVRSRPSGSSATVTPPDHGPEQLGR; encoded by the coding sequence ATGAGCCGCCTGCACCACACCCGCCACGCTGGACCGCCGGTGCAGTCGGTGACCTCGGTCCCCGAGTCCCTCGCCGACGAGCAGGCCGCCCGCATCAGGCGCTACCTCGTCACCATGGGCATCCGCACGGTGTGCTTCATCGCCGCGGTCGCCACCGGCATGGCTGGGGCGCCGGCCTGGGTCTGGGGGAGCTTGGCCGTGGCGGCCATGGTGCTGCCCTACTTCGCGGTCGTCATGGCCAACGCGGTGCGGTCGAGGCCGTCAGGCTCCTCGGCGACGGTGACGCCGCCCGACCACGGGCCCGAGCAGCTCGGCCGGTGA
- a CDS encoding sulfate adenylyltransferase subunit 1 — protein MTTTPQIQGEVLAPAQAPARRHDLLRLATAGSVDDGKSTLVGRLLYDTKSVLADQLDAVERVSRERGLDAADLALLTDGLRAEREQGITIDVAYRYFSTATRSYVLADTPGHVQYTRNMVTGASTAELALILIDARHGVVEQTRRHLAVTGLLGVRHVAVAVNKMDLVDWDQARFDAIVAEFTRHATRFGIEDVVAVPVSALFGDNVVDRSERAAWYTGPTLLEHLEAVPVGIDPSTQPLRMPVQYVIRPQSAEHPDYRGYAGRLASGVVRPGDQVAVLPSGRTTTVAGIDRARADGSVEALDVAFAPQSVVLRLADDLDVSRGDLVASAQQPGLLTRSLAGTVAVLSERPLRQRDRVLLRVGTRTVRAMVDDIVDQLDIASMEHRSAPDGLALNAMGRVRIRLAEDIAIDDYRDLRRTGSFLLIDEADGATLAAGMADSPDRSAGEGI, from the coding sequence ATGACCACCACCCCTCAGATCCAGGGCGAGGTCCTCGCACCGGCCCAGGCACCCGCCCGTCGCCACGACCTGCTGCGCCTGGCCACGGCGGGCTCGGTGGACGACGGCAAGTCCACCTTGGTCGGCCGCCTGCTCTACGACACCAAGTCCGTCCTCGCCGACCAGCTCGACGCTGTCGAGCGGGTCAGCCGCGAGCGCGGCCTCGACGCCGCCGACCTGGCGCTGCTGACCGACGGCTTGCGGGCCGAGCGCGAGCAGGGCATCACCATCGACGTGGCGTACCGCTACTTCTCGACGGCCACCCGGTCCTACGTCCTCGCCGACACCCCCGGGCACGTCCAGTACACCCGCAACATGGTCACGGGCGCCTCGACCGCGGAGCTGGCCCTCATCCTCATCGACGCCCGTCACGGTGTGGTCGAGCAGACCCGTCGTCACCTCGCAGTGACCGGCCTGCTCGGGGTGCGGCACGTCGCCGTCGCGGTCAACAAGATGGACCTCGTCGACTGGGACCAAGCGCGCTTCGACGCCATCGTCGCCGAGTTCACCCGGCACGCAACGCGGTTCGGCATCGAGGATGTCGTCGCCGTCCCCGTATCCGCGCTGTTCGGCGACAACGTGGTCGACCGCTCCGAGCGGGCGGCCTGGTACACCGGCCCCACGCTGCTGGAGCACCTGGAGGCGGTGCCGGTCGGCATCGACCCGTCCACCCAGCCGCTGCGGATGCCCGTGCAGTACGTCATCCGCCCCCAGAGCGCCGAGCACCCCGACTACCGCGGGTATGCCGGCCGGCTGGCGTCCGGGGTCGTGCGCCCCGGCGACCAGGTCGCCGTCCTCCCGAGCGGGCGCACGACGACCGTGGCCGGCATCGACCGGGCGCGCGCCGACGGGTCGGTCGAAGCCCTCGACGTCGCCTTCGCGCCCCAGTCGGTCGTCCTGCGCCTCGCCGACGACCTCGACGTCTCGCGGGGCGACCTCGTGGCGTCGGCGCAGCAGCCTGGCCTGCTCACCCGTTCGCTCGCGGGCACCGTCGCGGTCCTCTCCGAGCGCCCGCTGCGACAGCGTGACCGCGTACTGCTGCGGGTCGGCACCCGGACGGTTCGGGCCATGGTCGACGACATCGTCGACCAGCTCGACATTGCGAGCATGGAGCACCGTTCGGCCCCGGACGGCCTCGCGCTGAACGCCATGGGACGGGTGCGGATCCGGCTTGCCGAGGACATCGCGATCGACGACTACCGCGACCTGCGCCGCACCGGCTCGTTCCTGCTCATCGACGAGGCCGACGGCGCCACGCTCGCCGCGGGCATGGCCGACTCCCCCGACCGCAGCGCAGGCGAAGGCATCTGA
- a CDS encoding acetone carboxylase, whose translation MICSAKGCRAPATFAHLWNNPKLHTAERRKVWLACDQHRTSLGEFLSVRGFLVETVPADAIPATAG comes from the coding sequence ATGATCTGCAGCGCCAAGGGCTGCCGCGCTCCCGCGACGTTCGCCCACCTGTGGAACAACCCGAAGCTCCACACCGCCGAGCGGCGCAAGGTCTGGCTGGCCTGCGACCAGCACCGGACCTCGCTCGGGGAGTTCCTCTCGGTCCGGGGGTTCCTCGTCGAGACGGTCCCTGCGGACGCGATCCCGGCCACGGCGGGCTGA
- a CDS encoding phosphoadenylyl-sulfate reductase, translating into MTAVTETRSVPELRALADEGAARFAALEADPANAAYDRRVELARQALVWAAETFGEQLTVASSMGDEVLVHLVGTSIPGADVFFLDTGYHFAETLGTRDAYQAMLPLQIRTILPLLTVPQQDAEYGTKLHDRDPDACCAMRKVEPLNRALSTHQAWVTGMRRVDAPTRTDIGLVGWDERRQMVKLNPIAAWTDDDVDRYVDEHQVFLNPLRQEGYASIGCAPCTRPVAEGEDARAGRWAGKDKTECGLHT; encoded by the coding sequence ATGACCGCTGTGACCGAAACCCGCTCCGTGCCGGAGCTGCGGGCGCTCGCCGACGAAGGCGCCGCCCGCTTTGCCGCGCTCGAGGCGGATCCCGCGAACGCGGCATACGACCGGCGGGTCGAGCTCGCTCGGCAGGCACTGGTGTGGGCCGCTGAGACGTTCGGCGAACAGCTGACCGTGGCCTCCTCGATGGGTGACGAGGTGCTCGTGCACCTCGTCGGCACCAGCATCCCGGGGGCGGACGTGTTCTTCCTCGACACCGGGTACCACTTCGCCGAGACCCTGGGCACGCGCGACGCCTACCAGGCCATGCTGCCGCTGCAGATCCGGACGATCCTGCCGCTGCTCACGGTGCCGCAGCAGGATGCCGAGTACGGCACCAAGCTGCACGACCGCGACCCCGACGCGTGCTGCGCTATGCGCAAGGTCGAGCCGCTCAACCGGGCCCTGTCGACCCACCAGGCGTGGGTGACGGGCATGCGCCGGGTCGACGCTCCGACCCGCACCGACATCGGCCTCGTGGGCTGGGACGAGCGGCGGCAGATGGTCAAGCTCAACCCGATCGCCGCCTGGACCGACGACGACGTCGACCGCTACGTCGACGAGCACCAGGTGTTCCTCAACCCGCTGCGGCAGGAGGGCTACGCCTCGATCGGCTGCGCCCCCTGCACCCGACCCGTGGCCGAGGGTGAAGACGCCAGGGCCGGCCGCTGGGCCGGCAAGGACAAGACCGAATGCGGGCTGCACACATGA
- the cysD gene encoding sulfate adenylyltransferase subunit CysD — protein sequence MTTTPTTHPAQPVRAAVATEALPTEALPAEYTLDHLDHLESEAIHIFREVAGEFERPVILFSGGKDSVVMVHLALKAFAPAPLPFTLLHVDTGHNFPEVLDYRDETVARLGVRLVVAHVQDYLDDGRLRERPDGTRNPLQTVPLLDAIEAGKFDAVFGGGRRDEEKARAKERVFSLRDSFGAWDPRRQRPELWDLYNGKHAPGEHVRVFPLSNWTELDVWRYIEREGIVLPDLYYAHEREVFERDGMWLSAGEWGGPKANERVQSRTVRYRTVGDMSCTGAVDSAATDVAGVILELAASRLTERGATRADDRMSEAAMEDRKKQGYF from the coding sequence ATGACGACGACCCCGACCACCCACCCGGCCCAGCCGGTCCGTGCTGCCGTGGCTACCGAGGCGCTGCCGACCGAGGCGCTGCCTGCGGAGTACACCCTCGACCACCTCGACCACCTCGAGTCCGAGGCGATCCACATCTTCCGGGAGGTGGCGGGGGAGTTCGAGCGCCCCGTCATCCTATTCTCCGGTGGCAAGGACTCGGTCGTGATGGTGCACCTCGCGCTCAAGGCGTTCGCCCCCGCGCCGCTGCCGTTCACGCTCCTGCACGTCGACACCGGCCACAACTTCCCCGAGGTCCTCGACTACCGCGACGAGACCGTCGCCCGCCTCGGTGTGCGCCTCGTCGTCGCCCATGTCCAGGACTACCTCGACGACGGGCGGCTTCGCGAACGTCCCGACGGGACGCGGAACCCGCTGCAGACCGTGCCCCTGCTCGACGCCATCGAGGCCGGCAAGTTCGACGCCGTCTTCGGTGGTGGACGCCGTGACGAGGAGAAGGCCCGCGCCAAGGAACGGGTGTTCAGCCTTCGCGACTCGTTCGGCGCGTGGGACCCGCGACGGCAGCGTCCCGAGCTGTGGGACCTCTACAACGGCAAGCACGCCCCAGGCGAGCACGTCCGCGTGTTCCCGCTGTCGAACTGGACCGAGCTCGACGTCTGGCGCTACATCGAGCGCGAGGGGATCGTCCTGCCCGATCTCTACTACGCCCACGAGCGCGAGGTGTTCGAGCGCGACGGGATGTGGCTGTCGGCGGGGGAGTGGGGCGGCCCCAAGGCCAACGAGCGCGTCCAGTCGCGGACCGTCCGCTACCGCACGGTCGGTGACATGAGCTGCACCGGCGCCGTCGACTCCGCAGCCACCGACGTTGCCGGCGTGATCCTCGAGCTCGCCGCATCCCGGCTCACCGAGCGAGGCGCGACCAGGGCAGACGACCGGATGTCCGAGGCCGCCATGGAGGACCGTAAGAAGCAGGGGTACTTCTGA
- the cobA gene encoding uroporphyrinogen-III C-methyltransferase produces MGTPSYPLTLDLTGRRVVVVGGGPVAARRAAGAVAAGGRVDVIAPWLCEDLTAAVEAGDLRWYGRDYVAGDLLEPEPAWLVHTATGSSLVDAQVAREAEVARVWCVRADDAQASSAWTPAVTRGAQGSSAEGITVAVSAGADPRRAAAVRDAVGAALESGTLPVRRVRRPAGTEGQVGRVALIGGGPGADDLITVRGRALLVAADVVVSDRLGPTGLLATLSREVEVIDVGKTPGNHPVGQDRINELLVHHARMGKQVVRLKGGDPFVLGRGGEEALHCVEHGIPVEVVPGVTSAVSVPAAAGIPVTHRGITASFVVASAHEGAEHVLRAAADAAPDATLVLLMAVTRLAETAEALVAAGRPATTPVALIERGWTPQQRTTTTTLGSAAADARAAGVRAPAVVVIGDVVAVRSSLGDLAGE; encoded by the coding sequence ATGGGCACGCCGTCCTACCCCTTGACGCTCGACCTCACCGGTCGTCGCGTCGTGGTGGTCGGGGGCGGCCCGGTGGCCGCGCGCCGGGCAGCGGGCGCCGTCGCTGCGGGAGGCAGGGTCGACGTCATCGCGCCCTGGCTCTGCGAGGACCTCACCGCCGCGGTCGAGGCGGGCGACCTGCGGTGGTACGGCAGGGACTACGTCGCGGGCGACCTGCTCGAGCCCGAGCCCGCGTGGCTCGTCCACACGGCCACGGGTTCGTCGCTGGTCGACGCCCAGGTCGCCCGGGAGGCCGAGGTCGCCCGGGTGTGGTGCGTCCGAGCCGATGACGCGCAGGCATCGAGTGCCTGGACCCCAGCAGTCACCCGGGGTGCACAGGGCAGCAGCGCCGAGGGCATCACCGTGGCCGTGTCGGCGGGGGCCGACCCGCGCCGGGCCGCCGCCGTGCGGGACGCGGTGGGGGCGGCCCTCGAGAGCGGCACCTTGCCCGTGCGACGGGTTCGCCGCCCGGCAGGCACCGAGGGCCAGGTCGGCCGCGTGGCCCTGATCGGCGGGGGCCCCGGGGCCGATGACCTCATCACGGTGCGCGGCCGTGCCCTGCTGGTCGCGGCCGACGTGGTGGTGAGCGACCGGCTCGGCCCCACCGGCCTGCTGGCGACCCTCTCGCGCGAGGTCGAGGTCATCGACGTCGGCAAGACACCCGGCAACCACCCGGTCGGTCAGGACCGCATCAACGAGCTCCTCGTCCACCACGCCCGGATGGGCAAGCAGGTCGTGCGGCTCAAGGGCGGTGACCCGTTCGTCCTCGGCAGGGGTGGTGAGGAAGCCCTGCACTGCGTCGAGCACGGCATCCCCGTCGAGGTCGTTCCGGGGGTGACCTCCGCGGTCTCGGTGCCCGCCGCCGCAGGCATCCCGGTGACCCACCGTGGCATCACGGCGTCGTTCGTCGTCGCCTCGGCCCACGAGGGCGCCGAGCACGTGCTCCGGGCGGCGGCCGACGCGGCCCCTGACGCCACGCTGGTGCTGCTCATGGCGGTCACGCGGCTGGCCGAGACGGCGGAGGCCCTCGTCGCGGCCGGTCGCCCGGCGACCACGCCGGTGGCGCTCATCGAGCGGGGCTGGACGCCGCAGCAACGGACCACCACGACGACCCTGGGCTCGGCTGCCGCCGACGCCCGCGCGGCGGGAGTGCGTGCTCCGGCCGTCGTGGTCATCGGTGACGTCGTGGCGGTCCGGTCCAGCCTCGGTGACCTTGCGGGGGAGTAG
- a CDS encoding neutral zinc metallopeptidase produces the protein MSFNDNAQLDTSQVGSGGGGGGAPGGLVIGGGIGGVIVLIIAVILGINPGQLPTNPGGSIDQTQVQPGGTEDPNAFARCKTGADANRDDTCRVVGTVNSVNAFWAAELPRHGRAYTPAKTILYNGTTQSACGTASNQVGPFYCPLDKQVYIDASFFKILSSQFGSSSGPLAQEYVVAHEYGHHIQDLLGLLDKAQQGPTGAQSGSVRIELMADCLGGVWANHAATTKDKAGTTLLKPLTATDIKDALSAASSVGDDRIQQKTQGQVSPETWTHGSAAARQKWFTTGYQTGDLNQCDTLSVANVE, from the coding sequence ATGAGCTTCAACGACAACGCCCAGCTCGACACCTCTCAGGTGGGGTCGGGCGGAGGCGGTGGCGGCGCGCCCGGCGGCCTGGTCATCGGCGGCGGCATCGGGGGCGTCATCGTCCTGATCATCGCCGTGATCCTCGGCATCAACCCCGGTCAGCTCCCGACCAACCCCGGCGGCAGCATCGACCAGACCCAGGTGCAACCGGGCGGCACCGAGGACCCGAACGCCTTCGCCCGGTGCAAGACCGGTGCCGACGCCAACCGCGACGACACCTGCCGGGTCGTCGGCACCGTGAACTCCGTCAACGCCTTCTGGGCGGCCGAGCTGCCCCGCCATGGCCGCGCCTACACCCCGGCCAAGACGATCCTCTACAACGGCACCACCCAGTCGGCCTGCGGGACCGCGTCCAACCAGGTCGGCCCGTTCTACTGCCCGCTCGACAAGCAGGTCTACATCGACGCCAGCTTCTTCAAGATCCTGTCGAGCCAGTTCGGGTCCAGCAGCGGCCCCCTGGCCCAGGAGTACGTCGTGGCGCACGAGTACGGCCACCACATCCAGGACCTCCTCGGCCTGCTCGACAAGGCCCAGCAGGGTCCCACGGGTGCGCAGAGCGGCTCCGTGCGTATCGAGCTGATGGCCGACTGCCTCGGGGGCGTCTGGGCCAACCACGCCGCCACCACCAAGGACAAGGCCGGGACCACCCTGCTCAAGCCGCTGACGGCGACCGACATCAAGGACGCCCTCTCGGCCGCCTCGTCGGTCGGGGACGACCGCATCCAGCAGAAGACCCAGGGTCAGGTCTCCCCCGAGACCTGGACCCACGGCTCGGCGGCCGCCCGCCAGAAGTGGTTCACGACCGGCTACCAGACCGGTGACCTCAACCAGTGCGACACGTTGAGCGTCGCGAACGTCGAGTAG